In the Limanda limanda chromosome 15, fLimLim1.1, whole genome shotgun sequence genome, ACCATTAGACTGTACATAATAGATTCATATAACCAAATCTATCCCTGACTTCTCCTGGAGAAATATATAACCACCTCCACTATGTCCAGATGATGATCAAACATCAATGGTTTAATTTTCAGAAACTATAGTGAATATGGACTAGATCCTTGTTTAACTCTTTTAATTGTGCAATATTTATTACTTCCTTGCATGTATAAGTATTACCTGTTTACTTATCACTTCACTGTTGTCTATGTTTGTCTGTCATTGCTGCTGTAAACATGGCACAATTtacccactgtgggactaataaaggattatctcaTTTTATCATATTCATCTTCTTAAGTTACAAAAGGATACATATTATTTCAGTTATTCACAGGAGACCAAAAATATTTATACTGATTGCTGTGCCATGTAATACTATGGATAATACTGTGACATTGGTAGAAAACACATTACATGTCAATGAGGCCAGTGGTGCTTGATAGGCGTTTATTAAACATCTGATGATTTATGATATAGTTTATATAGTTgtcttatcagtttaatttaattaatttaattttttttacatatattttttttaatttgtatttattaatatatttctgtttttaattcaatatGTATTCCATCACTCAAGGTTTGTATCCAGACACCGTTAAAGCTGCATATTCCCACTGTGTGTATAATTTTTCACTTACTTATACTCACTTGTCAGTTTATTAGGTGCACTAAGCTAAATAAAAGCTGTGTGATAAGTTTGGCTCTCAAAGGTAATTTATAGTATATGAAGTTATAATGTTCATTTCTTTCattgaaactgtgtttttgGTGTTGATTGcatgtaattataataattttataTATGTGAAGCAAATTGTTGTACCATTTATTCGTATGAAAACtgtaatataaataaagtctGGTTGATTGATTGAGGTATTAGTAGATGCCTAAGTGTAATCCTCCTGAATGTTGCTCTAGgaactgtatataaatacattgaGAGCTGCTAGAAGCCAGTCATATAACTTCCATACGTAAACATACTGATCAATAATGATTCTGATTATTCCTGTAACAACTAAATGAGAAACGATTCTTCATTTGTTTCTCTtcccacacaaaacacaatgacATGAGTCACACCTGCATTAAAATAACagtataataatttaaaaaggagATCAGAAACAAAGATAAGCTTTCAAACTGTGAACTTTGTTTAATGCGATACAGTAAATCTTATGTGAGCAGCGCAACGCACATAAATAGCATACAGGTATTTTAGGGTGAGAAACTTACTTCGGTGTTATTATTAACCGTggcattttatttcatttgtcgATGTattaacaaaaacaaccttCTTTTCAGTTTCAATAGCTAACACCTTATTCAAACTTCATTCTGCTCGACCATTTCACATTGTCAAGAACTCGACAATCTATGAAAATATTACAGTATTTcaaaatatacattatttataagaaataaatacaacaacactTTTATAGCCATCACTTAACATTTCTGCGTAGCCAGTAAAATTATTGTATCTTCCATATATAGGTCAACAACATATATTTTCATCTTTAGTAACGGGGACATTCAGTATGTACACAGACAACACAGCTTCAAATCTTGAACAGTATATGCACCTAAAATAGCTGAAATTGCTTATCTCTCTTCATTCTAGTACTATGTGAAATATTATATAGAAAttatgaatgtttttgttttaacacaGCGAAAAAACAAAGTTAACGAGTGCATTGGTTGAACAGGTTTTTCATTCTTGTAATTTGCGTTCCAGCTCTGAGAAAACCTTTGCATTGATTTCATCCACTTCGTCTTCCACCTGGGCAAACAAAGAAAAGGGACAATATGATGAATGGGACATAAAACTCTGCAAAGACAAACAGTATTCTCCTTCGTCTTAATCACAGAACAGCTAAACTCGGTATCCTATAGtagcaaatacacacagattGAAAAAATTCAAGTCTGGTCTTATTATTTAGCCTTGAGGGTCAACATTTTTGGGGATTTGATTATGGAACAATTTCCTGTATATGATGATTTAAATATCCATAAGGAAACCGCTCAGATAAATCCAAGAATGAAcaaatcagaaaaataaacctGCATAAATCTCTGCTCAGCTACAAAACTACACAACAGAAATTCAGTATCACCTGTTCCACACTGTCTACTTCTGGGATATAAAACTGAAGCATGTTCTGAATCCCATTCCGCAGCGTGACTGAGGAGCTGGGACACCCTGTGCAGGAGCCGACCAGCTTCAGCTTGACTATGCCGTCCTCAAAACCCTTGTAGATGATATCACCTCCGTCCTCCTGCACCGTCGGCCTTGTTGAATAATGTTAtacagaacaaaacaacagaaaggaTAGCGAGTTTAGACTGATGTCTCAGTACAGCTGTCTTTAACCATCACCTCAGATTCTCCAGGTCAGacaggttcacaacaacaggaacatttctggaACATTTAAATAAGTGGTAGCCCCCGTGTAGAGGATGCATGAGTACGGATATGACGTATAAATTCTGCTATGGAAATCACAAATCGTTTTGTcgacagcacatcaacaccagtaGTGGCCCTTATACctaaaagctcttgaatctaaTTGtcttccaagttgacatcttcatctacTACGTGTTGCTTCCATTAATGTTAGATAGGTCATCACTTGGTCGCTGTGAATTTTTCGAACAATTTCCTACCTTGTTCTCACAGtcgctcactcagacatttccTGGACATTTTATTGTAGGGGGCTGACAAAAAGAAGTCTGAAGCATTTGACTGAGACATTTGCATACAGGTCCTCTGGAAAATTTCAGGAAACTATCCAGAGTTCGGTGCATGTCTAAAAACAGCTAGACActacaaaaaaacacataaacgGCTGTAAACTTGTTTGTACCTAATCCTGTTGTCCAGAAGCTCCTTTATCATAGCTacaacttcatcatcatcttcagaAATACCtacaataaagaaaatgcaTTGTTTACTTTTTGCACAATTTTACTGACAAAATATGCATGAATGTCAGGATAAACAAAATGGCCACATTTCATAACTCACTGCTTTCATTGTTAACTGTCCCTGTTGTTATCGGGTCACCGCTTTCGAAGAACTTAGTAATGGCGTCCAAAGCATGACGCTTGATGTGTGTCCATTCCACATCTTCATCTGCCTGACAGGACAGCAAAGATCTCATGGACATGTATAGCAATAAAATCACACAGAGAAGCTTAAAAATACAGTTCATACTAACTTTAGTGACTGTGATGAAGTCAGGGCCGAAGAACACACTTTTCACTCCTTCAATCTCAAACAAGACtctgaaacaaacattttatcatGTTAATGTTCAatagaatgaaaaaaacaacacacaatgaCAGTTAGAAGTCGGAATTTGTTGGCGTTCATTcagtgttaaaaataaaatatccgGTTGTGCAGGTCTAAGCGTCTAATGTCGTCACTTgaatcatgaataaaaaatgtagaCGTCAAAGAGTTCATTCCACTTACACACATATGAATCACAgaccacaaacagacacaaaccttGTCCTAAGTGAGACAGATGTTTCTATTAAAATCTATTTAGTCAAATTAGAAACTGTACAACCTCCGCTTGACAAAGTACGACAGTAAACTTGACACCCAACCTGGCTAAAGATGAGGATTCCGCTGAGCTTGGAGAGGGAAAGTCAAGAGTCCCACTTCCTAGGACTGGTTTACCAGGGAGAAACTTCAAGCTCCTGGGGTTTGGAGTGTCTTGAGTCTGGATGGAGAAGTGTCTCACtgaaaaatatcacaaaaaacatttttttagtaGGTTTTGTTATTCTTTTCTatcatatattaaatattttaaagcaCGATTACAGAGTGTTAGTGGATCTATTAAGGTTGTGATCTGAATGCAATACACCTGTTGACCCCCATTGTGCATGCGAGTTATATAATTTCCTTTCGCACCAAAAAACCGACCAGTAGTTTTTAGCTGAATGGAAAGTTGTTCATTCATGAAATTGAAAACGACCCTTTTCATCAATTTAACCTTATTTATTGAGAATTCTGATCTCTAAGTTGCCAGGAAGAAGGTTATTTCTTACTCTGTAaatgatttgtgttgttttgaattCCACTAGATCCCAGAATTTAAATGCATGTGACTTTTAAAAATAGGTTGTTTTATCTAATCTTATATTAGATCTAAACAACATGGAATAAACCTGTGGATCCAGGGGCCCTGGGCTTTGACTGGGGTgtcctgacactggagtcttaCTTGAGAAGAACGTGGCTCCTGCTGTCCTGCAATGAGACTCAAGTCCTCTGGAGCTCCGGGTGGTGCACTGGGAGAGATGTGAGCTCCTGATCTGCTCTGGAAACCTGACAATGTATACAGAGTAGTGATGCACACACTGTCTGTGGATCTACACAGGACTTCAGCTCATCCACGTTTCACTGACAGTGTAAACAGAAAGGTGCAAGCACGTGATTGGCTGTAAACTCAATGATTTTGTCCCGAAACGTCAAACTACACAGATGTTTTGGGACAGCACATCATCGGTATGACAGAGCAGAGTACAGctggctaacgttagctgctAGCACACTGCTTACAGGGGTCACGAGGAACAcaaacattgaaataaaaagtaataaaacacgAGATTAGCTAAACTAAAATAACTTAAACGAGCTTTATTCGATGTATCCACGTGTGCATCCCCGGGTCGGACAAATGACATACTGTGTTACCCAGCGTCGTagttagcttgttagctaaCTAGCTAGCGAACATCATCGCATCAACACGTCGTTTGTTTTCAATGCAACGCACGAACATTAACACGCGTTAAATCCGCCGCACACATTAACATGTCACATCTGTGAAGAGGCTCAAACCTGATGTGACACTTGTTCCTGGCTCGTAACAACTGGAGGAGACCCCATCTCATGTGCGccgccattttgtttgttttgaaaatgaggACCTCGTGTGGTCGCCAGGGGGCTTCTCATCCTGTCCTCCGACCAAACACAGCAATATTACTATTGTTTGTATACATTCATTGCAGTGATATAGGGACGTAATATTACCAGTATCTTGCagatctttttaaaaaaacatcatctaGAGAAGTGAAGATAGTTTTAAGCGCAAGGTGTGGGTAAGTAACATGCTTCGTGTTtgtttgatgatgtcacagcttcTATTTGTCCTTCTCGTCACATGCAGTGATTTATTTGAGTTGGTGTTTTGCCTGatctcttcctgtgtgtttgcactcCATCCTGCATGTGGTGTTTCTACTTTTAAGTTCACAAGATCTGGATTTAGAttctgatctgcaccaaatttcagacattcataaatatcagtcacctaaatatgcctgatcgtcgttttttcctctttatccATGAAAtgttctctgagaaatgttgaaaaccatctcacaatgttatagaaagagaaaaagtaTCAAAAATCCTCCTCCTGCCCACTGATCCGGATCCTCACCATTATTCACATGTTCTTCCTTGATCCGTAGCCGACACCGAATTTCCTGTTAATCAATCCAGTAGTTTTGGCTTAATCCCGATAATTATCATGCAAACaggcaaataaacaaacagagacgACAACATAACATCCGCAGGTAAATTAAATACTCAAACGAAAAAATACAGAACAATGATATAGAAATGGAATCATCACAGTTgacattacacacacatttatacacaaaAGTCCTCGACACAGTAAGAAGGATGTGGAGTGGACATTGCTGCTTCTTGTACTTGTTTAACTTGGAAGCTTGAACAAAAGTCTGAATGCATCATTGTGATCATTATATTCCACCTCAAGCAAACATAATCCTGATCACACATCTTCTTTGGTCCTGTTCTCTGTTTTGCCCTCGGTTTGAATAGTTTGATACAGGTATTTCCTTCATGAAATGCTTGCTTAGCTCCTACGTGCACtttttcatttcctcagacACCTTCAGTTTATGAGTCAGAACCCAGAAGAAAATTGGACTTCCGTGCCTTGTTCTCTAGCTCCTGAGTGGATCCACATTTTGTTTGAATAACAAATCCTGGTAAGTGTTGGACACACCTGATTTAGGACCATAGCGTGCAATTAGAAAGAATGACTGTGTTTGGCTTTGTATTGTTCTATCAAATAAAGGGCCATTAAAACAGTGTACAGCTGAATGGCATAGACAGTTGAGAAAATTAGAAAGGCATAAATATTAATGGTTTGTGACTTCTGTACTGTAACTGCAGAACTGCTGCACAATACTCTGTCTAGTctttgtactgtactgtactgtactgtactttgATCTGTCAGTGAAAACATGATGAGTGCACAGGTATTTGTGGTATGTATACCCATACAATTCCCTAATGAaatctaccttttttttttcttgcctttATTTGTAGAAATTCCATATAAACACAATCGTATCCTGACCTATAATAAAAAGATCACaatttgctgtgtttgttgatTACACACACTTTTATGAATTGAAATAACAAGTAATTATAGCCATGAATAAATGCACTGGATTAAAAACTACATAATCCTCCAAAATGTCAGAGCTATgagaaaatatgtaaaataaataaggaaGCTTGTCACGTATTTGTTATGTAACACTGATTACAGAACAACTGATGCATCTCAAAATCAAAGTTCATATTAAATAATCCATGTAAACAGTCGCTTTAACAAATCCAGACCGACCTGATCGAGAATGAGGAAACTCAGTTGCAGTTGCGCATGAAGGTGAGTTTCCTTGgttcaaaacaaacactgtcgCCCAGTTTCAAGCTGTCCAACCCCATGTTTCCCAACACTTCTTCTGACAGCAGAAGATAGTGACTAAGAGGAGTGGCACAGAATGAGTGACTCTCCCACAAAGGAGCTTCATTCTGAAAGGCGGTGGTGTCAAAACGAACGTCAGGAGCACATTCTGTACTGGAAGAACCTGAACAACCCTGACATCATTAGGATAGGCAGTCGTTTTTTCGTCCTGATCTGGTATGTAGCTAAAGGGCGGACTCAACAAGGACTCGACTCACAAGTCTGCTGTCCGAGGGTGTGAAAGGAACCAGGACTCAAGAAATCTCgtatttaatttgacttttaacTTTGTCGTCCTCATCAACAAGACATGGTGCTCTGGATCATTCTCCCCATGGCCCTCTCGCTGGTGTCATTCATAGGAACATGGAGTGTGTAAGTGAACCAAGCCACTTTTTACATTTGATCTATGATCATCCTGAATAACTTAATGTCTCACTATAGACTATTGCTTTTCATGttctttaattttaatatttgatcTATTTATATcagtgaaaaatatatatgcgATTATTATccttattattatgtttttttgtcccTTTTTATTGTGTTCGAGATTCTTTATATAGGTTAATCGAAGAAAAGCAGCGAGagccaaataaaataaaaaatcacattaaaagCCGAGGAGGTAACTTTTAAGTCATGTTATTTAAAGCTGGTCAGTGCAGTCTTTTAACTTGAATTAGAAGCTCCTGAAAACTCACCTGTTGCTTAACATTTGTGAATAGCGAACCCGTTGAAAAATGTGATCTGTCAAGTTTCTCTGTGCTGCCGGGTGTGAACAACGACAGTTGTGGTTTAACAAAACCCCATGTGGATCAAAACAAAGACATACAAACGTGCTGTCACATTGCGTTACTCCTGTGGATAATCAAGCTCTTCGTCATCTGTGAAAACACCCATATGCAgggattttgttttgtcttcacTGAATATCTTTTATTGACATACATCACACATATTTTACAttacactttatatatatatatatgtattcataGATGTTACCCTGTATAGTTTTTAGCTGAATTGCGGGAGAGAATTCTGGCTCCCGGTCTGGCACATACCTTCACCTAGGCTGGGCAGTCTCCTTGAATTCAATCATAATGCTCtttcacaaactcataaataggAGTTTTCTGACCATGCCTGTTTTCGTTAAGATTCACAAATCACACTTTGGAAAACTTATCATATGTCAAAATAAACGCACTGTCTtgtagtgttaaagaaagtgaaagaatgCATCCACCTCTGCACTAAAATCCAATGGGTTCCTTCCTGACCACAGCCAtccaccaagttctgtggaatccgtttggttgtttttgtgttagatcacacaaacaaacacacagcctgCGGTGAAAACATAAGCTCCCCGGTGGAAGTAAACAGGTGTTGATCCAAATGTTACAGGTACAGGAAAAACTAAGTGGAGCCAACTGATTGTAAATTGACGCTGTCCACAGGAATGAGCTGATAATGATCTAACCTAATTCTGAAAAAAGTGAAAGGTGATGATAATATTGATGCAGTGTTACATCAGTGACACAAAAAATCCAGCCATGCAGTTTAATGTTGGTTCCCATCATATCAATTATGTCACAGAACCCAACTTGTGTCACTTTATCTTTGCTTCTCTTTTATTTATCCAGATATGGCCTGGCCTTCTCCAATGAACATGTGTGCTCCCTCAGTGACTGGTAAGTTGTGTgttgttaataaaaaaatatcatcAACATCTGGATGTGACAGATTctcttaaaaaacattttgaacttTTTCTAAGGGAGGGTGGCAACTTCTGCACTGGGAATCAGTCCACT is a window encoding:
- the zgc:110319 gene encoding NFU1 iron-sulfur cluster scaffold homolog, mitochondrial, translating into MAAHMRWGLLQLLRARNKCHIRFPEQIRSSHLSQCTTRSSRGLESHCRTAGATFFSMRHFSIQTQDTPNPRSLKFLPGKPVLGSGTLDFPSPSSAESSSLARVLFEIEGVKSVFFGPDFITVTKADEDVEWTHIKRHALDAITKFFESGDPITTGTVNNESSISEDDDEVVAMIKELLDNRIRPTVQEDGGDIIYKGFEDGIVKLKLVGSCTGCPSSSVTLRNGIQNMLQFYIPEVDSVEQVEDEVDEINAKVFSELERKLQE